Within the Halobaculum limi genome, the region TCGGCAACCTCCCGTTCGTGACGACGCCCGCGGACGGTGCGGCGACCGCGATGTATCTCGCAGTCAGCGACGAGGGCGGCGACGTCTCGGGGCGCTACTTCGCCGACCGGCGCGAGAAGAAACCGAGCATACAGGCGCAGGACCCGGCCGCGCAGCGCCGCCTGTGGGAGGAGAGTGCAGTGATGCTCGACATCGACGAACCGCTGGCGGCGATAGACGCCGACGCGGCGGGACCGAGCGAGGTGACGGACGAGGAGTCGGACGAACACGGAGACGAAGACGCCGCCGGAGACGCGACGGCAGACACGGCCGCAGACGACGACTAACGACGGACGACGACTGACGATTGACGACCGGCCACCAACGACGGCGACGCTGAAGACGCTGGCCCCGACCGCAAGACACTTTGAACGCTCTGCCGCCCGAACGAGTATGGATCTCACCGGAGCCACCGTCCTCGTGACGGGCGGGGGCGGCCTCATCGGTTCCCACCTCGCGGGGCACCTCCAAGACCACTACGACGCGACGGTTCGCGTCGTCGACGACTTCTCGAAGGGCGACCGCGATCGGGTCCCCGACGGCGTCGACGTCGTGACTGCAGACCTCACCGACGAGGCGGCGACTGCCGATGCGGTCACCGCGGACCTCGACGCTGTCTTCCACCTCGCGGCGTACACGGACACGAACTTCGACGACGACCGGACGCTGTTCGAGGAGAACACCGAGATGACGTACAACGTCCTCGAAGCGATGGAAGACGCCGGCGTCACGAATCTCGCCTTTACCTCTTCCTCGACCGTCTACGGCGAGGCCCCTCGCCCGACGCCGGAGGACTACGCGCCGCTGGAACCGATCAGCATCTACGGCTCCTCGAAACTCGCGGACGAAGCGATCGTCTCGACGTACGCGAAGAGTTACGGCTTCACCGCGTGGGTGTACCGCTTCGCCAACATCGTCGGGCCGTACCAGCGCGGCAACGTCGTCCCCGACTTCATCCAGAAACTGCAGGCCGACCCCGAGGAACTGGAGATACTCGGCGACGGCCGCCAGGAGAAGTCGTACCTCCACGTCACCGACTGCGTCGACGCGATGTGTCACGTCGTCGAACACGGCGACCGCGACCTCAACACCTACAATTTGGGATCACGGACGACCACCTCGGTGAACCGCATCGCCGACATCGTCAGCGAAGAGATGGGACTGGACCCCGAGTACGCCTACACCGGCGGCGACCGTGGGTGGACCGGCGACGTGCCGAAGATGCGCCTCTCCGTCGAGAAACTCTCGGCGCTCGGGTGGGAACCGCCCACATCCAGCGACGACGCCGTCCGCCGCGCGACGCGCGACCTCCTCGACGAACTGGCCTGACACACCACCGGTCGCCGACTCGTGTTCTCCACCGTCGAACTACCAGTAGCCACTGCTGTTCGGTTCGGCCTACGGCACAATCCGCACGACTAGATATGTCGGCTGCCTGCCTGCTCAGAAGTTTTTACTCGGTAGTGAAAAACTATTTATCCTCACACGTCATATGATTGAGTATGACCTCATTCCGTCAAGCAACTTACGTCGAAGTCTCGGACGCGATTCACGCCGTCAACCAGCGCGCCGTTCCGATGGGCCGCCCTGCGGGCGAGTAACGTCGCCGCCCCGCTCCGATCACTCCGAGTTTCACTTCTCAGGGCGTTTTCACACCGTCACTCGTCTGCAGGAACGACGACCATCATCGTCGCTGCAGCGTCGGTATCTCCGGTCGCGAGCGACGCCGTCACCTCGTACTCGCCGGCCGGTGGCGACTCCCACGTCCCCTCGTAGGTGGCGGACTCGCCCGCCGCGAGCGTCTCCGACCCGAGCGCCATCGTGAACATCCGCCCGTCGCTCCAGCGCCAGACTACCTCGCCGTGCGCTGCGTCGCGGGCGACGAACTCCGCTCGTTGGCCGTCGCTGAACGAGAGGTCGACCGCGTCGGTGCCGGCGTTCTCGACCGTCAGCGACAGTGAGAGTCCGTCGTCGGTCGGTGCGACTGTGAGCGTCGCGTCGAGTGAACTGGACATACCGGTGTGACCGGGCCACACGCGAAGAAAGTGGGGGCCGGTCGGCGAAGTGTTCGACGTGTGAGTCGCCGTCAGTTGTCGCTGGAGTCGTACCCGAGCGCCGCCGCGGTGTCGAGGAGGCCCGCGCCCTGTTCGTTCGACGCGAGGCCGAGATCCTCGGCGGTCGACGTCAGCCGCGACCGTGCCTCGGCGTTCGTGTAGCCGTTGGCCATCAACTGGCCGGCGGCACCAGCGACGTGGGGCGTCGCCATCGACGTCCCCGAAAAGGTGTCGTAGCCGCCAGGGACCGTCGAGTAGATGCTCGATCCGGGCGCGATGATCTCGACTTCCGGTCCCGTCGAGGAGAACCCGGACAGCGAGTCGTCGCTGGCGGACGAGGAGACGGCCATACACTCGGGGTACGCGGCCGGGTAGCCCACGCAGTCGGTACACGGCCCGGAGTTGCCAGCGGCCGCGACGAGGAGCACGCCCTTGTTCTGGGCGTAGCTACAGGCGTCTTTCAGCGCCGCCGACCCCGAGGACGCACCGAGGCTCATCGACCCGACGTCCCAGCCCTGGTCGGCGACGTACTCGACGCCGGCGGCGATGTCGGAGAACGACCCCGACCCGCGCTTGTCGAGCACTTTCACCGCGTGCAGCGTCGCCTCCGTCGAGACGCCGCGCACGCCCTGACTGTTGTCGTCGGCTCCGGCGATGCCGGCACAGTGGGTGCCGTGGTCGTTGTCGTCGTCCCAGTCTTCGGCGTACCGGCCGCGGGATTTGACGAACGCCGTGCCCGATCCGAGGTTCGCCTGCAGGTCCGGGTGGTCGGAGTCGATGCCGGTGTCGAGGATGGCGACGTCCGCGCCCGCGCCGGTCGACCCGTTCGCGTGGGCCACCTCCGAGTCGGTCCGGTCGATGCCCCACGTCAGTTGCTGCGCGAGGGCGTGCATCTCGCCGTTCTCCTCGACGTAGCGCACGTCCGGACGCTGCTGGAGGCCCTGGATGGCGTTCTCGTTGACCCGCATCGTGAGGGCGTCGAAGTTGAACTCCCGCACCACGTCGCTGGCGGCCGACAGCGCCGCCCGACGACCGCTCTCGTCGCTGTAGCCGACGTTGACCTCGATAGTCCCCGGCGACCCGGACGCCATTCCCGCGAGGCCGGTCGTCGCGACCGCCGCGCCGGTCGCCTTCAGTACGTCACGCCGTGTCTTCCCGTCACGATATACCATGACGAACGTGAAAATATGACACACCAATAAAATTCTATCGAAGATAGATTCAAATAACTACATATTCAGTTGATTCAACGGCCTCCAGACAGATGTCACGGTGGAGTTTCCGAGGCTCTGCGTGCCACTCGGTGCGCGGTGTCTGGTGGCGACCCACCCGGAGTGGACACGGCTTTACCCACCGAGCGGCTACCCCTCGTTGTGCAGGTCGTGGGCTACGAAACGCCGGCGGGCGCGTTGTTCGTCAGCGACGCCGACCCCGCGACCGATGCCCCGCCCGGGACGCCAACCGGCGACGTCGACCGAATCGCCCTCGACCCCGGAACCGACCTCTCGTGGCGCCTCGGCGAGCGACGCTGTGCCGGGACGGTCCACGAGGGCGGCCACGTCGTCTGCGACGCCGACGACGCGCCCTACTGCGACGACCACCGCTCGACGTGGGTGTGTGCGCGGTGTACTGGGACGTGTCTGAAAGACGAGATGGACTGCTTCGACGACCACGCCATCTACCTCGCGGCGTTCGCGCCGGACACGTTCAAGGTGGGCGTCACCAGAGAGTGGCGATTGGAGACGCGCCTGCGCGAACAGGGCGCCGACCGCGCGGTCCACCTCCGCACCGTCGACGACGGCCGCATCGCCCGTGAGATCGAGTCGGGGATCGCCGCGAACGGCCTCGACCGACACAGCGACGAGCCCACCGCGGTCGCCCGTCCCGACACCGATGGAATCCCCGACCGCGTACGGGTGCCGACGAAGGTCGCGGGCCTCGCAGCCACCGTCGACGAAGCCGCGTGGGACCGCCTCCTCGACGGCGTCGACTACGAGGCCTCCTTCTCGTTCGACTACGACCTCGACCTCAGCGAACGCCCGGTGGCCGAGACGCTCGCCTCGGGGACCGTCGTCGGGACGAAAGGGCGGATCCTCACGGTGGAGAACGCGGGGACGACGTACGCGGTCGATATGCGTGACCTCGTCGGCTACGAACTCCTCGACGGCGACGACGGCGAGGGGCGCGACCTCCAGTCGAGTCTCGGTGCGTTCGGCTGACCCGTCTGTCGCTTCACCGGATCCAATCGTGATACTCACGACCGGGAGTTGATACGTTGCGACTGTGTTTGCATCGGCAGATACGATGGTACAGTTCATACGCCGGAGTTTCGCCGTGAAACTCGTGATCGGGTTCGTGGTGACGGCCGGCGCAGTCGTCGCGTACGGCCTCCTCACGCGCAACGTCGTCGGGACGATACTGATGTCGACCGCCGGGCAGGTGGTGCTCGGCGCGTACCTCGGCACGAATATCGTCGTCTCGATGCGAACGCTCGAGACACAGACGGAAGCGATCGCGGACGGCGACTTGGACGTCCGCGTCAGGACCTCGCGCGAAGACGAACTCGGGCGGGTGTACAGTGCCGTCGACCGGATGCGCGGGTCGCTCTCCGAGCGGATCAGGGAAGCACAGACGGCACAGGAGGAAGCGGAGGTCGCCGAAGAGCGTGCTCAGTCGCTCGCGAGCGACTACCAGCAGGTCGCGAGCGACTACGCGTCGACGATCCGGTCGGTGGCCGACGGCGACCTCACCGTCCGCGTCGACGTCGACCACGACCACGAGGCGATGGAGACCGTCGGCGAAGAGTTCAACGCCGCGGTGGACGAACTGGAGGCGACGCTCGCCAGGGTCGACACGTTTGCGACGGACGTCGCGGACGGCGCGGCCGACGTTCGGTCCGCCGCCGAACAGATCGACGACCGGACGGACGACGTGATCGAGGCGACCGACGAGATCGACGCAGACACCGACGAACAGCGTGCTCGCACGCGGGCCGGTGCCGACGAGGTCGGTGACCTGTCCTCGACGGCCGAGGAGATCGCGGTGACCACGGACGACCTCGTGGACACGACCGACGACGCGGCGGTGGCCTCCGAGGAAGCACGCGAGGCGGCCGACGACGCTATCGACACGATGGACGACGTCGAGGAGACGATGACGGAGGCGGTCGAGCGGATCGACGCTCTCGACGACGCGACGGCGGAGATCACCGAGGCGGCCGAACTCATCCGCGACATCGCAGCGCAGACCGATATGCTGGCGCTCAACGCCTCTATCGAGGCGGCCCGCGCCGGTGAGGGGGGCACCGAGGGCGACGGCTTCGCCGTCGTCGCCGAGGAGGTGAAAGGCCTTGCAGAGGAGACCGGCAATCGCGCGGATGCGATCGCCGAGATGATCGCAGAAGTGCGCACCGAGACCGAGCGAGCGGCCGAGTCGATCCGGACCACCAACGAACAGGTCGGCGAGGGGGCGACGACCGTCGCGGCGGCGGTCGACCGCCTCGACGAGATCGTCGACTACGTCGAAGACATCGACCACGGTGTTCGCGAGATCAGCAAGACGACGAGCGAACAGGCTGAGTCGGCCTCGACGGCCGCGCAGACGCTCGACGACCTGGCGGAGATCAGCGACCGGACGGCCGACCGAACCGCAGAGGCGGCCGACGCCGCCGCAGAACAGTCGACCGCCGTCGACGCCGTCGTCGCCGAGTCGGAGGCGTTCCGCGAGCGGTCGACAGCGTTGACGGACGTCCTCGCCGACTTCTCAATCCGCGAGGGTGCCGGTGACCGGCACTCGACTGCGGCACCCGACGCCGGTGGCAGTCGCCCCGCAGTGAGCGACGGCGGCGCCGCCGTCCACGACGGGGGTGATCGCTGATGGTGGCGCCTGGAACGGTCGTGTACGCGCTCGGAACCGTCGCGATGCTCGTCGGTGTGGCCGTCGTCGTCCACCTCCTCGGCAACGACGACCTCGACGCCGGCGCCGGTCGATTCCGCCTCTTGCTCGCGATCCCCGCGTTCGCGGCGCTGTCGTACGCCGCGATGGCCGCCGGGATCGGCCAGTTCTCCGTAGGTGGGTACACCGTCGACACGATGCGGTACGTCGACTGGTTCGTGACCACGCCCGTCCTCGTCGCCTACGTCGGGCACGTCGTCGACGTCGACAGACGGTGGCTCGTCGGCGCGGCGGGCGCCGACGCGGTGATGATCGCTGCTGGCTGGGTCGCGACGACGACCACCGGAGTGACTCGCTGGACCGGATTCGCTGTCTCCTGTGTGGCGTTTCTGGCGCTGTTGTACGTCTTGTTCCGCGTGTTTCCACGGAAGGCACAGACCGACACGCCGGAACGCCGTCGGCTGTTCTTCCGTCTGCGCAACCAGATCGGGATCCTCTGGATGCTGTACCCGGTCATCTGGCTTGCGAGTCCGGTCGGCTTCGGCCTCGTCTCGACGCTCGGAACGGCGATGCTGGTGACGTTCATGGACGTGGCCGCGAAGGTGCCGTACACGTGGGTCGTCTACGAACACCGGGGTATCTTCGGCCGGACGGACGCGGCGGCGACCGGAACCGACGGAGAGAACGGCGACGTTCGACCGGTGGGCGACGACGGGCCCGCACCAGTGGCCGATTGACTCGACCGGCGACCTCTGCCGACAGTTTACTACTCGAGGCAGTGCTATCGAGCAATTAGCCCGGGGGGTACCCGTTGCGTCTGTGCTGTGGCTCTCGTTTTGTGGTCACGTACTCCCCGACCATTCCGCGTCCGAGAGCGTGCGTTGGACGGCTTCCTCGCCGACGGCGGCCGCGAGTTCTTCGAACCCTTGTCTAACCGCGCGGTCGGAGGCGTTCGCCACCAGTCGCGAGACGATGAACTCCGGCGTCGACTTGCCGATGACGCCGAAGCGAGGCTGGTAGTCGACGAGCAGATCTAGGTCGTTCGTCAGGCCCTCCGCGAAGATGCCGTCGATGCGGGCCACGTCCGGGAGCGGCGAGAGGTCCTCCGCGAGGTGGGTGACGTACACGCCGACTGCGCCACGGTCGACGGTCAGTTCCACGAGGCCGTTGAGCAGGTCCGCCGCCCGACCCGGTTCTGTGATGGCCTCGAATTCGTCGACGAGCATCAGCGTGCGTCCCTCGCCCACCAGCGGTGGGACGACCGACTTCAGCGTCGACTCCAGCACCCCCGCGTTGAACGAGGCGTGCCGGCGGTGGAAGACGACGGTGTCGAATCGCCCGACCTCGGCGGCCTCGGCGGGCACCGGCAGGCCCATCGACGCGAGGATGACCACCTGACATACCGTCTCCAACAGCGTCGTCTTCCCGCCGGAGTTGGCCCCAGTCAACACCGCCACGCGGTTGCCCGTCGGTGCGTCGCCGTCCAGCGAGTGGTCGCCGACGGCGTAGGTGACGGGTTGCACGTCGCCCGAGAGAAAGAGGTTGCGCGCACCCCTGACGGCGACGCCTGTCGCGTCTAGATCGGGCCGAGTGAGGTCGTGTTCGACGGCGAACCGCGCAAGCGAGAGGAGGAAGGCGATGTCGCCGACGGCGTCGACGACGCGTTCCACGTCGACGCCGCCGGCTTCGACGTCGGCCTCGAGATCAGCGCGTACCTGGTCGGCGCGGTCGGCCGCCTCCGTCTCTAACTCGTCGGCGAGCGTCCGTAGCGTCGACCCGACGAAGTCCGCGGAGTCGACGGCACCGTCGGGCGCGGCCGACTGGACCCGTCCGCGCGTGAGATCCGTCTCGCCCGCGACGTACTCGACGACCGCCGACTGGAACGCGTCGGCGTCGCGTGCGCCACGCTCGCGCACCGTCTCGACCACGTCGTACGCGGAGTCCGCGAGTGCGCGGGCGTCTGCGGCCTGTTCGCGCAGGCGGTCGAGTCTGTCGTCGACGCCCGCGGCGACGCCGTCGTCCGTGAGCGCCGCGAGGGCGTCGGCCGCCTCCCGAAGTGCGCCCTCGTCGACGCCGTCGAGAGCGGCGAAGGTGCCACCACGTAGGCCCGCCGCTCGGAGCGCGAGCGCGCACTCGAGCGCCGCGCGGTCGGTGCCGCCGGCGTCGTCGTACTCGTCGAATGCCTCGACGACGGCTTCACGATCAGACTCGTCCAGTCCGGCCCACGCGTCGCGCGCCTCCAACACGTCGTCCAGTCGCTGTCGGCGGCGGTCGTCGCTCGTGAGCGGCGTGAGCACGCGCACGCGGTCGGCGGCGTGAGCGGTGACGGCGTACTCGGCGGCGATGTCGAGCAACTCGTCGTACACCTCACGAGCGTCACGGGTACCGAACAGATCCATCCCCGCTTTCCCGTACGCTCGGCGGAGCACGCGAGTCGCCCGGCCGCGCGGCACGCCGCCCTCGACGAGCGTTCGCACGTCCGCCGACTCGATGGCGGCGATGGCCGCCTCCTCGCCGAGCGAATCGCGGAGCGTCTCGGCCGTCTTGGGCCCGACGCCCCAGTACTGCTCCAGTCGCATACCCGTGGCTGTGGCCGGAGGGGTGTAGATGGTACCGGTCGCAGTCGGCGGCGGTGCGGTCGCTGGGAGCGCAGTCTACGCACGACGCTCGCGAGTGTGTCGGGCGATCAGTGGACGGGCGGTTCGGTCGCGTCCGCATTGTCGGTCGACTCAGTCGCTCGCTCGGTGGGCGGTTCGTCACCTGTCGGTGTCGCAGCATCGGCCGTCATCATCTCGTCGGTCGCTACCGCCGTCGCCAGCAGTTCGCTGAGCAGCAACACCGCTGCCTCGTGGTCGTCGCGCGACGCCTGCAGCGACATCGGCGTGAGTTCCAGCGAGCGGTACGCTGCGAGGTCGTCGTCGTCCACGGTACCAGTCTCGATCAAGCGGTCGGCGAGCATCCGCAACAACCCG harbors:
- a CDS encoding NAD-dependent epimerase/dehydratase family protein, coding for MDLTGATVLVTGGGGLIGSHLAGHLQDHYDATVRVVDDFSKGDRDRVPDGVDVVTADLTDEAATADAVTADLDAVFHLAAYTDTNFDDDRTLFEENTEMTYNVLEAMEDAGVTNLAFTSSSTVYGEAPRPTPEDYAPLEPISIYGSSKLADEAIVSTYAKSYGFTAWVYRFANIVGPYQRGNVVPDFIQKLQADPEELEILGDGRQEKSYLHVTDCVDAMCHVVEHGDRDLNTYNLGSRTTTSVNRIADIVSEEMGLDPEYAYTGGDRGWTGDVPKMRLSVEKLSALGWEPPTSSDDAVRRATRDLLDELA
- a CDS encoding BsuPI-related putative proteinase inhibitor, coding for MSSSLDATLTVAPTDDGLSLSLTVENAGTDAVDLSFSDGQRAEFVARDAAHGEVVWRWSDGRMFTMALGSETLAAGESATYEGTWESPPAGEYEVTASLATGDTDAAATMMVVVPADE
- a CDS encoding S8 family peptidase, yielding MVYRDGKTRRDVLKATGAAVATTGLAGMASGSPGTIEVNVGYSDESGRRAALSAASDVVREFNFDALTMRVNENAIQGLQQRPDVRYVEENGEMHALAQQLTWGIDRTDSEVAHANGSTGAGADVAILDTGIDSDHPDLQANLGSGTAFVKSRGRYAEDWDDDNDHGTHCAGIAGADDNSQGVRGVSTEATLHAVKVLDKRGSGSFSDIAAGVEYVADQGWDVGSMSLGASSGSAALKDACSYAQNKGVLLVAAAGNSGPCTDCVGYPAAYPECMAVSSSASDDSLSGFSSTGPEVEIIAPGSSIYSTVPGGYDTFSGTSMATPHVAGAAGQLMANGYTNAEARSRLTSTAEDLGLASNEQGAGLLDTAAALGYDSSDN
- a CDS encoding DUF2797 domain-containing protein — its product is MQVVGYETPAGALFVSDADPATDAPPGTPTGDVDRIALDPGTDLSWRLGERRCAGTVHEGGHVVCDADDAPYCDDHRSTWVCARCTGTCLKDEMDCFDDHAIYLAAFAPDTFKVGVTREWRLETRLREQGADRAVHLRTVDDGRIAREIESGIAANGLDRHSDEPTAVARPDTDGIPDRVRVPTKVAGLAATVDEAAWDRLLDGVDYEASFSFDYDLDLSERPVAETLASGTVVGTKGRILTVENAGTTYAVDMRDLVGYELLDGDDGEGRDLQSSLGAFG
- a CDS encoding methyl-accepting chemotaxis protein; its protein translation is MVQFIRRSFAVKLVIGFVVTAGAVVAYGLLTRNVVGTILMSTAGQVVLGAYLGTNIVVSMRTLETQTEAIADGDLDVRVRTSREDELGRVYSAVDRMRGSLSERIREAQTAQEEAEVAEERAQSLASDYQQVASDYASTIRSVADGDLTVRVDVDHDHEAMETVGEEFNAAVDELEATLARVDTFATDVADGAADVRSAAEQIDDRTDDVIEATDEIDADTDEQRARTRAGADEVGDLSSTAEEIAVTTDDLVDTTDDAAVASEEAREAADDAIDTMDDVEETMTEAVERIDALDDATAEITEAAELIRDIAAQTDMLALNASIEAARAGEGGTEGDGFAVVAEEVKGLAEETGNRADAIAEMIAEVRTETERAAESIRTTNEQVGEGATTVAAAVDRLDEIVDYVEDIDHGVREISKTTSEQAESASTAAQTLDDLAEISDRTADRTAEAADAAAEQSTAVDAVVAESEAFRERSTALTDVLADFSIREGAGDRHSTAAPDAGGSRPAVSDGGAAVHDGGDR
- a CDS encoding bacteriorhodopsin yields the protein MVAPGTVVYALGTVAMLVGVAVVVHLLGNDDLDAGAGRFRLLLAIPAFAALSYAAMAAGIGQFSVGGYTVDTMRYVDWFVTTPVLVAYVGHVVDVDRRWLVGAAGADAVMIAAGWVATTTTGVTRWTGFAVSCVAFLALLYVLFRVFPRKAQTDTPERRRLFFRLRNQIGILWMLYPVIWLASPVGFGLVSTLGTAMLVTFMDVAAKVPYTWVVYEHRGIFGRTDAAATGTDGENGDVRPVGDDGPAPVAD
- a CDS encoding MutS-related protein, giving the protein MRLEQYWGVGPKTAETLRDSLGEEAAIAAIESADVRTLVEGGVPRGRATRVLRRAYGKAGMDLFGTRDAREVYDELLDIAAEYAVTAHAADRVRVLTPLTSDDRRRQRLDDVLEARDAWAGLDESDREAVVEAFDEYDDAGGTDRAALECALALRAAGLRGGTFAALDGVDEGALREAADALAALTDDGVAAGVDDRLDRLREQAADARALADSAYDVVETVRERGARDADAFQSAVVEYVAGETDLTRGRVQSAAPDGAVDSADFVGSTLRTLADELETEAADRADQVRADLEADVEAGGVDVERVVDAVGDIAFLLSLARFAVEHDLTRPDLDATGVAVRGARNLFLSGDVQPVTYAVGDHSLDGDAPTGNRVAVLTGANSGGKTTLLETVCQVVILASMGLPVPAEAAEVGRFDTVVFHRRHASFNAGVLESTLKSVVPPLVGEGRTLMLVDEFEAITEPGRAADLLNGLVELTVDRGAVGVYVTHLAEDLSPLPDVARIDGIFAEGLTNDLDLLVDYQPRFGVIGKSTPEFIVSRLVANASDRAVRQGFEELAAAVGEEAVQRTLSDAEWSGST
- a CDS encoding UPF0058 family protein — protein: MRKNELIHLHGLLRMLADRLIETGTVDDDDLAAYRSLELTPMSLQASRDDHEAAVLLLSELLATAVATDEMMTADAATPTGDEPPTERATESTDNADATEPPVH